The Corvus moneduloides isolate bCorMon1 chromosome 28, bCorMon1.pri, whole genome shotgun sequence genome includes the window aaaggaaaaaaccaggtATTGTCTCCATAATTGAAAGCATGGATTGTGTCAAAGACTCGATGAGTTTGTCATCAGGAAACCAGCTCCAAGTTGTTTAAACAACTGCTGTGTGTTACGAGTCAATAACTTCTGCATActcttattttacttttctgtgatTATCCCATGGGCTGtagaaaataccattttcagGCTGCAGAAGGAGCTCAGTCCATAATTACAGGTTGTCACTTATAATTAGCGTTAGGCCTGGTTTGGAAATTGCAGGCCAGGGATTATTTGGACAGCAGTGCCATGAGTTGGCCTTTTTCACTCAGGCTTGCTTGACAGCCGAGTTACCACCGTGTAACGTGGCATATTGAGGACACCTTTCCAGATGTAGTAAATGAGCTGGGTAAGGCTGAAGTACTCTTGAGTAATGCAGGAGGTGTGCACTAATTTGGTAACTAAAATTGTCTTGCAAATTAAGGagtaaaaaaaagcaagccaaCTTTAATCATTGCTTAAAATAATGTCTTTAATCTTAATTATGGAAAGGTGCCTCTGATAAATTGCGTGGTGTGATTATATGCAAGTGCTTACTGCAGTGACTTGCTACAATCCCTTATGTTTCTCTTTTGAGAGAGAGAAGCCCCTAAGGGTGTGGAGCAGTGAGGGGGCTTCTTACCCTGGAGAGAAGTGAAGAGTCTGGATTGTTGCTGTATTTTTGTGTTCTTGCAGACACTTATGTCTAAGTACACATAGCGTGGAGATCTTAGGGTGAGACTGAAGCATTGCATTAAGTCAGTCTGGAGAGGGAAGATTCTCATTTGTTTTACCTACAGTTGATTTTTAAACAGTTCTATGTACAAAAACATGTGTAAATGCAGTTGTTGAAAAGCTGTTACGGCTGCGCCAGAGATTCGGGGTGACCTGGTGCTGTCCTGGTGTGATGTGTCCGTGTTGGGTTTCACTTCCCAGGCTTTCATAGAGATGAACACAGAGGAGACAGCCAACACCATGGTGAACTACTACACCACAGTCACTCCGGTGCTCCGGAGTCAGCCCATCTACATCCAGTTCTCCAACCACAAGGAGCTGAAGACAGACAACTCTCCAAACCAAGCAGTCAGTTTGTTCTCTGCATTGTAATCCCAGGGAGGGCGGACACACAGCCAGATCTCTGCTGCTGGCTTGAGATCCACGGGCTTGAGTAACATCTGGTGCTTTAGGGTGTTTGTTTCTAATGTTTGAAAGATTTCTGTGAAGTGCAGCCCTGATGGGGCAGAACTCGCCTGTGGTAGAGCACGGCCTGGTGCTGGTAGGTGCAGCTTTGGGGTGGCAGTGCCTGAACCCAGCAGGTCTCAAGGCTCTGAGCCCTCAAGGGTCTCTGCACCACAGGCTCTGCAGATGGGAAAAAGTTCCTAGTTTCAGCTCCGCCCCTCCTGGCAACCTTTTAGGACAGAAACACTGGAAAGAAGTTCAAGTGTTGTGCCTCTTTGTCAGATGTGGCTGCCAGTACCATCCGCTTTGTCTCCTCTCACTTCTTGAGCTGACTCCAATCAGGATCAGAGCATCCGGTGCTGTGCAGATGGAATGCTGCTGTTGGAGCTGGAGCACGAGTGTTCTGTATGTGAGGGGGCTCAGCAGAACCCTCAGGCACTTGTCACTCGTGGATCCATGTGGCAAATATGCATCAATCTTTCAGTCTTGTCAGCTTGTGTAGGATTCTGGAAATAGTGTTTCACTCCAGAAGacccccatttttccctttttctaaaCAATGGGATAATTTTGCTGCATCGGTTTATGCTGAGCAAGATTTTGCCATAGCATAGGTACTGCATGGTTGATTTAGTTTGTATTTTTGCTCTGCCCTTACTGGCTGGGGTGGTCTTTATTGGCCCTATCTCAAaagtgccccagccctgggagccgCATGTGGCTGTTCCACTCACTGCTGAGTCCAGCAGGCTGTTTGCAGAGCGGGAGCTCAAGGAGAGCTGACAGTGTGTTTTTTGGAAGCAGAAGTGTGGGTCTAACAGCTTTTTTGGTCCTGCAGCGTGCCCAAGCAGCTCTGCAAGCCGTGACCCAGGTGCAGGCCGGGACCCTGGCGCTGGCCGCCACGGCTGCGGCCGTCGATGCAGGGATGGCAATGGCTGGCCAGAGCCCTGTCCTCAGGATCATTGTGGAGAATCTCTTCTACCCTGTCACTCTAGATGTTCTGCACCAGGTAAAACATGTCACCACAACTGCTTGAAGATTGTCCTGGAGAAAGGGGCAGCAGCAACTGGTGTATTGCTGTAGTTGCAAATTTTGTGGTTTGCGTTTGTACAATGCAATTTCTGAACAGACTTCTCCGGAGACCAAACACCTACAGGAGATGCTGCTAGTTTTGGTCTCCCACTCTTGCCTGATTTTAATTTCCAGAGATTGGAGTCCTGGTCCACTTTATTGGATTGATTACAGTTCTTCAGGTTATCTTTAGGTTTTAGCAACAGTACCTGCTCCTCATCCTTTTGCCAGGGCCTGGGAAACAAATTGTGTCCAGGAGCTATTTAGGCAGTGGCCAGTTTGGAAAGTTCCCTCTGTCTGCTGTGATTGCTTAACGTTATCTTAATGTTTAAAATGCAAGCTTGACTGCATTTAAGAATTCCTGAAATTCCTGGAAGAGGTTGAGTTCGTGAAGGTGTTTGTGAATATTCCTGTTTAATAAACCAGAATAAACAAACTCTGCTTAGGGTGCAGTTCAGTCACTCTGATGTGTTCTAGGCTGATGCCATGATGCCAGCCAAGCAATGCCTACAGTGTGGTTTAaaaccttcagtgctgcagttgAAAAGCTGACGGGCTGAAGGGATGACTTTTGTTTCTGCTTGTAATAAGAGATCAATATGAAATTATCTTACTGGAAATGTGATAACAGGATATGCAAATATCTTTACAGATCTTTTCCAAATTTGGTACAGTCTTGAAAATCATCACATTCACGAAGAACCACCAGTTTCAGGCCCTGTTGCAATATGCTGACCCCATGAGTGCTCAGCATGCCAAACTGGTGAGTGCTGCATACCTGGATTACTCTCCATTGGGTTTGCCTTGTTTAATCCAAGCTCAGGGTGGGCTTGACACCACTGTTACCCCAAGAACAGGGCATGAGTGGGAGGGAATTGCTCCCATATGCGACTTGGAGGCTGCCAGAGGGGCTGAATGAAGCACAGCTGTCTCCACATGAGATACCTGTTCTCAGGTGGAGCCATGGGGTGGCTAACACCTTCACTCTGCAGAGAGCAATTGCTGTGAGCTTGGTGTGAATGCATTTGGGTGAGGACTGGTTTGTTTCCTTGCAGTCTCTGGATGGACAGAACATTTACAACGCCTGCTGCACGCTGCGCATCGACTTCTCCAAGCTCACGAGTCTCAATGTAAAGTACAATAACGACAAGAGCAGAGACTACACCCGCCCAGACCTGCCCTCTGGGGACAGCCAGCCCACTCTGGACCAGACCATGGCAGCTGCTTTCGGTGAGAGTTCAGGAGGTGGGAACAGGACAAATCCAGCTggtgtgggtgggtgggtggtgGTGCATCCTCCACCCCCTGCTACTTTTCAGACTGCAGTGTGCTCTGAGAAATGCTTGTTAGGCCTCGTCCTCAAAAATACTGCCTGGCCTCAGCTCTTTCAGAGGGAAATTTTTCCACAGGTGCCTTAGCTTGCACTGGCTGTTTCATACCCTATGTGCATACCCTTTGTGCATATGCTATAGCAAATCTGGAAGTTAGGTTAAGTTATAGTTACCATTTAGGCTAAATGCTGTTAAGTGTTACTGCTCTGTTAAGATTGTTAAGGTTAAGCTATAAATTTAGGTGTAAGTTAAGTGTTAAGTTTAGGTGTTGTTAAGCTTTAGGCCACAttccttttcatctttgttTACACTTtctttacacacacacacccctagGTAGTTTTcagttcatttctgttttggttGCCTGGATTTTGTTTAGTTTCTTGTTGCTTGCTTTCCCTTGTTGTGCTTTAGTTGCCTTTTGTAAAGGGAGTGAATCTTGCCAATGAATCAGTTGTGCTTTGTAGTTTAATATTAAATCATCTTTTGTTTGTACCCTCGTTGGTGATTTTTTGGGCAATCTCAAGCACACTTGTTCAGGACAGTGTgtcaggagaagggaaggaggatgtCATCCTGGTGTATTTGGTCAAAATTTTGGAATAGAGTGTAAGGAGGAACATTTGGGGATGATCACTGAGGATCAGATTAGTGCCAAATCccgtggcagtgccagcagtcGCTGCCTCTGGTGCCACCTGGTGTTTGCCCAGGAATTGTTTTGGTAATCTCTGGAAGTTCATTGTTATGTGAGAGGCATTTTTGAATTGCTGGCTGGATTTTAGGGTTTAGCTTTCAACTAAATGGTTCTGTTGAAGGCCAGAAGCCATTCTGGCTAAGTTtagggaggtttaggttagatattaggaaaaggttcttcacccagagggtggctgagcactgaacaggctccccagggcagtggtcacaacaccaagcctgacagagttgtagaagcgtttggacagcgctccAAGGCACGTGGTGGGATTGTTTGGTCTGTCACGtgtagggccaggagttggactagatgatccttgtgggtctctttcAACTCCGAATGTTCTGTAGTTCTGGGAAGTTTagagttttcctgctgttaaGGCATCTCTGTATAATGTGTATGTCTTTCCCAGGTGCCCCAGGAATAATCTCTCCTCCATATGCAGGAGCTGGCTTTCCTCCTACTTTTGCCATTCCTCAGGCTACAGGTACTGTATTTCGTAAGTTGTCATTTTATATAGGTTTTCTGTTGCTGAAGCATCTTcatgttttaaagcaaaatagtGATGTTTTTGTTGAGGTTAACCATGTAAATTCTAAATGCTGGCACTTGGACATGGAAGGGCCTGGTGATTCAGTACATCACCTCAGCTAGGAATGCcgtgtgcagctgcagcacctctgggcaATGTCCTGGTGATGGGAGGAAAACACGTGAAGCAGGATGGGAGAAACAGTAAAGGCAGGCTTTGAAATAATTGGGGAGATGGTGAGGAGATAGAAGTTCTTGTGCTTTGAATTTCCTCATGTGATTACAAAGGTTGGGAACTGTATTTGACAGCTGTAAATGTAGTCAGAAGCAAGGAATCtgtccatttttttcttcaatattttgAGAAAGCTGGTATTTAATCATGACACTGATTACATGTGCTAGGACAGTTGCACTTCGAAGTTCACAGCTCATGCTGTAGGTAACAGATCATTGCTGCTTCCAGAAGTAGCCAAGAGTCTGAAAACTGGAGGTGCTGAACACGCTCACTGGAGTGCCAGCCTAAACAAGCCTTGCTGGGGTCCTCAGCGTTCCAAGCCATGTTGACTTTCTGGGAACACGATGGAATTTCCTTGCTTATGACAAACAAGCACAGAGTGGGCTGTTGAGGGGTTGTTGTTTTGGTAacatccagccctgctgaggaaATAGGCAGGGCTGCTTTGGGAGGAGTACTCCATGGAATTGACCACTAGCAGTTATTCCTTGAGCTCTAAAGCTCCTCTTGGCCTTGGAGGGCCGGTGTAGGAGGTGCCAGCTGGTACTGGGAGCTGCCTAGGAATGCCTGTAAATCCAGCTGCAGTGGTTCCCACTCAGGAGAGCTGGGTGATGGTGGCACAGGGTACCTGGTGGTTGCATGCGTGGTGAGAGCACATTGTGCATGCCCTGGTTGGACGGACCCTCCCCATGCCCCATGTGTGAcacctgccctgcacagcagagctgaggctTTGTGCTTGTCCGCTGCTTGTGAAACACGCACGAGATTGCTGAGGCACCTGCTCAGCACCAGGCACTGCAAGAGCAAATCCTGTTAGAAACCAGAACATTTCCTGCAGCACCAGAAGCAGAGGCTCCTGTTGCCCTTAGGATGACATGGGCATTGTTGGGAATGATGACTTGCATGGTTCAGAGGGCGTGCTGTTCTCCCTTCTGGTGCAGCGAATACACTAGAGTACATGCTGTTAATTCTTTACTGGTTAATATTCTTTAATTTCCAGGCCTGACAGTTCCAAGTGTTCCTGGAGCACTAGCTCCTTTGGctattccagcagcagctgcggCGGCTGCAGCAGGGCGGATTGCCATTCCCGGCCTGTCTGGGACAGGGCACTCCGTGCTGCTGGTTAGCAATCTGATCCCAGAGGTTAGTGCAGTCCTAactttactctttttttttctccttcctgttaCCTCTGCTTTCACTTTCTGAACACAGATTGGGCTGAAATTCATTGAAAGTGAAATCCCGCTGTATCCAAAGGAAGCGGCACCGCTAGAGCAGCCGCTGCCATGCTCTGACAGCCCCaggtgcagggcagagcagtaCTCTAGTTGCTGAAGGGAAATGGGAAAGTCCATCTCAGATTGAAATTGCTCTTCCTTGGTTCTAAGCCAAGGATGCTGCCTGCCTGCTCTTGTCCCCCAGAGACTACAATGCCtgtcccttcctccctcttctgTGTGGAGTCTCCCCACCATTCCCATGGAATAGTGTCATTTGGGTCACAGAATAGCCATGTCCA containing:
- the PTBP1 gene encoding polypyrimidine tract-binding protein 1 isoform X2 — protein: MSSNSPSAANGNDSKKFKGDNRSAGIPSRVIHVRKLPSDVTEAEVISLGLPFGKVTNLLMLKGKNQAFIEMNTEETANTMVNYYTTVTPVLRSQPIYIQFSNHKELKTDNSPNQARAQAALQAVTQVQAGTLALAATAAAVDAGMAMAGQSPVLRIIVENLFYPVTLDVLHQIFSKFGTVLKIITFTKNHQFQALLQYADPMSAQHAKLSLDGQNIYNACCTLRIDFSKLTSLNVKYNNDKSRDYTRPDLPSGDSQPTLDQTMAAAFGAPGIISPPYAGAGFPPTFAIPQATGLTVPSVPGALAPLAIPAAAAAAAAGRIAIPGLSGTGHSVLLVSNLIPERVTPQCLFILFGVYGDVQRVKILFNKKDNALVQMADGNQAQLAMSHLNGQKLHGKPIRITLSKHQTVQLPRENQEDHGLTKDYGTSPLHRFKKPGSKNFQNIFPPSATLHLSNIPPSVTEEDLKMLFSSNGGMVKGFKFFQKDRKMALIQMGSVEEAIQSLIDLHNHDLGENHHLRVSFSKSTI
- the PTBP1 gene encoding polypyrimidine tract-binding protein 1 isoform X1; this encodes MDGIVQDITVGTKRAAEELFSPCVTTNGPFIMSSNSPSAANGNDSKKFKGDNRSAGIPSRVIHVRKLPSDVTEAEVISLGLPFGKVTNLLMLKGKNQAFIEMNTEETANTMVNYYTTVTPVLRSQPIYIQFSNHKELKTDNSPNQARAQAALQAVTQVQAGTLALAATAAAVDAGMAMAGQSPVLRIIVENLFYPVTLDVLHQIFSKFGTVLKIITFTKNHQFQALLQYADPMSAQHAKLSLDGQNIYNACCTLRIDFSKLTSLNVKYNNDKSRDYTRPDLPSGDSQPTLDQTMAAAFGAPGIISPPYAGAGFPPTFAIPQATGLTVPSVPGALAPLAIPAAAAAAAAGRIAIPGLSGTGHSVLLVSNLIPERVTPQCLFILFGVYGDVQRVKILFNKKDNALVQMADGNQAQLAMSHLNGQKLHGKPIRITLSKHQTVQLPRENQEDHGLTKDYGTSPLHRFKKPGSKNFQNIFPPSATLHLSNIPPSVTEEDLKMLFSSNGGMVKGFKFFQKDRKMALIQMGSVEEAIQSLIDLHNHDLGENHHLRVSFSKSTI